The nucleotide sequence ACGCCTTGCCATGGCCGACATCGCCGCGGTCAAGCCGGGCGACACCCTGCAACTCAATCTGTTGCGGGATGGCAAGCCCATGGAGGTCAGCGTCAAGGTCGGTGAGCGGCCGATTCCCGACAGCACGCCCTCTCCTGCCGCCGCAGCTCCGGGCGTCTCATCCCCCGGCTGACAATGGCCGCCGGACTGGCAAACGGCTTTCACGCAAGAACCAGAGCCAGAACCAGAACCAGAACCAGAAAAGCCCGCCACGGAAACCGTGGCGGGCTTTTTCATGCTCATGAACTACACCATGCTCATGAACTTCACCATGCTCACTCGATGATGCGATTCTCGGCACTACGGGCGTGAGCGGTCAGCGACTCACCCCGCGCCAGCACCGATGCGGTACGCCCGAGGATGGAGGCACCTTCGGCCGAGCACTGGATCAACGAGGAGCGCTTCTGGAAGTCATAGACTCCCAGCGGCGAGGAGAAGCGCGCGGTACCGGACGTCGGCAGCACGTGATTCGGGCCGGCACAGTAATCGCCCAGTGCCTCGGAGGTGTGGGAGCCCATGAAGATGGCGCCCGCATGGCGGACACCTTCGACCCACGCTTCCGGATCCGCCACCGACAGCTCCAGGTGCTCCGGCGCGATACGGTTGGTCAGTTCCAGCGCCTGCTCCGGCCCGCTGACGCGAATCAGGGCGCCACGCTCGCGCAGCGAGGTCTTGATGATCTCGGCACGCTCCATGGTCGGCGCGAGACGTTCGATTGACGCCTCGACCGCAGCGAGGTGCTCATCATCCCAGCTGATCAGGATCGCCTGGGCATCCTCGTCATGCTCGGCCTGCGAGAACAGGTCCATCGCCAGCCAGTCCGGATCGGTCACGCCATCGCTGACCACCAGAATCTCGGACGGTCCGGCGATCATGTCGATGCCGACCTGACCGAATACCGCCCGCTTGGCAGTGGCCACATAGATGTTGCCGGGACCGACGATCTTGTCGACGCGCGGCACCGTCTCGGTGCCATAGGCCAGTGCCGCGACGGCCTGGGCGCCGCCGATGGTGAAGACCCGATCGATACCCGCCAGGTGAGCCGCGGCCAGCACCAGTTCATTGACCACGCCATCGGGGGTCGGCACGACCATGATGATCTCGCGTACACCGGCGACATGCGCGGGGATCGCATTCATCAGCACGGAAGAGGGATAGGCGGCCTTGCCTCCCGGGACATAGATGCCAGCGCGATCCAGCGGCGTGACCTTCTGCCCCAGCAAGCTGCCATGCTCATCCTTGAAGGACCAGCTTTCCGGCTTCTGATGCTCGTGATAAACGCGCACACGCTCCGCCGCGACCGCCAGTGCCTCGCGCTGATCCGCCGGCAGATCGGCGTAGGCCTTTGCCAGACGTTCGGCGTCGATCACCAGCTCCGACATGCTGGAGACACTCAGACGGTCGAAGCGATTGGAAAACTCCACCAGCGCGGCATCGCCTTCCTGCTTGACGCGCGAAAGGATGTCGGTGACACGATGCTGTACCTCGGCATCGGACACCCCCTCCCAGGCCAGCAATGCATCCAGGCGGGCAGTGAAATCGGTATCGCGGCTATCGAGCCGGTTGATCAGGGTATCCATGCGAACCTCTTGTCATGTCATTGGCAGTGAGGGCTGAGCCGGACGGGCGCTGCTGCCAGATCGTCTCTGCGATCTTGAGTGATGTCGTTGCTGACGAGTCCCGCCGCGTGACACGAGGCAGGGACCTGGTCATTCATGCGTCGCGACGTGCTTCCACCGCCTGACGCAGGCGGTCGATCAACGGCTTGAGGCGATCATGCTTCATGGTCATGGCGGCCTTGTTGACCACCA is from Cobetia marina and encodes:
- the hisD gene encoding histidinol dehydrogenase, whose translation is MDTLINRLDSRDTDFTARLDALLAWEGVSDAEVQHRVTDILSRVKQEGDAALVEFSNRFDRLSVSSMSELVIDAERLAKAYADLPADQREALAVAAERVRVYHEHQKPESWSFKDEHGSLLGQKVTPLDRAGIYVPGGKAAYPSSVLMNAIPAHVAGVREIIMVVPTPDGVVNELVLAAAHLAGIDRVFTIGGAQAVAALAYGTETVPRVDKIVGPGNIYVATAKRAVFGQVGIDMIAGPSEILVVSDGVTDPDWLAMDLFSQAEHDEDAQAILISWDDEHLAAVEASIERLAPTMERAEIIKTSLRERGALIRVSGPEQALELTNRIAPEHLELSVADPEAWVEGVRHAGAIFMGSHTSEALGDYCAGPNHVLPTSGTARFSSPLGVYDFQKRSSLIQCSAEGASILGRTASVLARGESLTAHARSAENRIIE